In Paramisgurnus dabryanus chromosome 14, PD_genome_1.1, whole genome shotgun sequence, one genomic interval encodes:
- the camk2n1a gene encoding calcium/calmodulin-dependent protein kinase II inhibitor 2-like, translated as MSDVLPYNEDKMTHYGNDGDEEHLSLTCRLLDTNNFFAGNQNKRPPKLGQIGRSKRVIEEENDGEALEKSTEKSSSSA; from the exons ATGTCTGATGTGTTACCGTATAACGAGGACAAAATGACTCATTATGGAAACGACGGGGACGAGGAACACCTTTCCCTCACCTGCCGACTCCTAGATACCAACAACTTTTTCGCTGGTAACCAGAATAAACGACCGCCAAAGCTCGGGCAGATCGGGAGAAGCAAAAGAG TTATTGAAGAAGAAAACGATGGCGAAGCGTTGGAAAAAAGCACAGAGAAATCGTCCTCATCTGCGTGA
- the pusl1 gene encoding tRNA pseudouridine synthase-like 1 isoform X2, which translates to MIENMQQATARYLIFFQYAGTKYSGVMKAPAHQAVEGVQNHLENAVRKLKPVHEVSVVISSRTDSGVHALCNSAHVDIQRRGGKPPLLEQNLIEALNFHLKAEPIRITRAYRVQSDFHARFRALSRTYVYRFASGLRHHTEMPVTEADLCWALHDTDIQFWELTFKSRSFLYKQVRRMTGALVAVGQGRLLVRQIQELLDAQDSLAFPYNLTAPAHGLFLTNIEYRYEDLVPYMPN; encoded by the exons ATGATAGAAAATATGCAGCAAGCTACCGCccgttatttaatatttttccaaTACGCAGGGACCAAATACAG TGGTGTAATGAAAGCACCAGCCCACCAAGCAGTAGAGGGCGTGCAGAATCATTTAGAG AATGCAGTGCGAAAACTAAAGCCGGTTCATGAAGTATCGGTGGTGATCTCCAGTAGAACCGACTCTGGTGTGCACGCTCTCTGTAACTCTGCACATGTAGATATTCAGCGGAGAGGAGGAAAACCACCTTTGCTGGAGCAAAACTTGATCGAGGCTCTTAATTTCCACCTAAAAGCAGAACCAATAAG AATCACCAGGGCTTATCGGGTGCAGAGTGACTTCCACGCACGCTTTCGTGCCCTGTCAAGGACATATGTGTACCGATTCGCTTCGGGTCTCAGGCACCACACGGAAATGCCCGTAACTGAGGCTGATCTATGCTGGGCACTACACGACAC AGATATTCAGTTTTGGGAGCTCACTTTTAAAAGTAGGTCTTTTTTATACAAACAA GTGCGGAGGATGACAGGAGCGCTAGTTGCTGTTGGACAGGGTAGACTGTTAGTACGTCAAATTCAGGAATTACTAGATGCACAAGATTCACTAGCTTTCCCATATAACCTGACCGCCCCGGCCCACGGTCTGTTTCTGACCAACATAGAGTACAGATATGAAG ATCTTGTACCTTACATGCCAAATTGA
- the ddx19b gene encoding ATP-dependent RNA helicase DDX19B, whose protein sequence is MATDSWAQAVDEQEAAAESISSLQINEKDDTPKTEAKAEAKAEANGANTAVDGEKTEEDDKDDKAAQSLLNKLIRSNLVNTTNQVEVLQRDPSSPLYSVKSFEELRLKPPLLQGVYAMGFNRPSKIQETALPMMLAEPPQNLIAQSQSGTGKTAAFVLAMLSHVDPENKWPQCLCVSPTYELALQTGKVIEQMGQYYPEVQLVYAIRGNKLERGVKLKEQIVIGTPGTVLDWCQKLKFIDPKKIKVFVLDEADVMIATQGHQDQSIRIQRMLPKTCQMLLFSATFEETVWNFAKRIVPDPNIIKLKREEETLDTIKQYYVICNSKEEKFQALCNIYGAITIAQAMIFCHTRKTAGWLAGELSREGHQVALLSGEMQVEQRAAVIDRFRHGKEKVLVTTNVCARGIDVEQVSVVINFDLPVDKDGNPDNETYLHRIGRTGRFGKRGLAINMVDSRFSMNILNRIQEHFNKKIEKLDTDDLDEIEKIAN, encoded by the exons aTGGCAACAGATTCGTGGGCCCAGGCTGTTGATGAGCAAGAAGCCGCCGCGGAGTCG ATAAGCAGTTTGCAAATAAACGAGAAGGATGACACACCGAAAACAGAGGCAAAAGCAGAGGCGAAAGCGGAGGCAAACG GGGCAAACACAGCAGTAGATGGAGAAAAGACAGAGGAGGATGATAAAG ATGACAAGGCGGCACAGTCACTGTTGAATAAACTGATACGAAGTAATCTAGTAAACACGACCAATCAAGTGGAAGTTTTGCAGAGAGATCCAAGCTCTCCGCTTTACTCTGTCAAGTCCTTTGAAGAGCTCAGATT GAAACCTCCACTGCTACAGGGAGTGTATGCCATGGGTTTCAACAGGCCATCCAAAATCCAGGAGACTGCATTGCCCATGATGCTGGCAGAACC CCCACAGAATCTCATCGCTCAGTCTCAATCTGGCACGGGTAAAACTGCTGCCTTTGTCCTGGCCATGTTAAGTCACGTGGATCCTGAAAACAAATGGCCTCAG TGTCTCTGTGTCTCACCAACCTATGAGCTGGCCCTGCAGACAGGGAAGGTCATCGAGCAAATGGGACAGTACTACCCTGAAGTCCAGCTAGTCTATGCTATACGGGGAAACAAAC TGGAGCGAGGAGTGAAACTCAAGGAACAGATTGTGATCGGAACTCCTGGTACAGTTCTGGATTGGTGCCAAAAGCTCAAGTTCATCGACCCCAAGAAGATCAAGGTGTTCGTTCTGGATGAAGCTGATGTGATGATTGCCACACAGGGCCATCAAGACCAGAGTATACGTATTCAAAG GATGCTTCCTAAAACTTGCCAGATGCTGCTTTTCTCTGCCACTTTTGAAGAAACTGTGTGGAACTTTGCCAAGAGAATCGTTCCCGACCCCAACATCATTAAACTCAAACGAGAGGAGGAGACTCTAGACACCATCAAGCAGTACTACGTCATCTGCAATAGCAAGGAAGAGAAGTTCCAGGCTTTGTGCAACATCTATGGAGCCATTACCATCGCACAGGCCATGATCTTCTGCCAT ACTAGAAAAACTGCCGGTTGGTTGGCGGGAGAGCTTTCTAGAGAGGGTCATCAGGTGGCGCTGCTCAGCGGAGAGATGCAGGTGGAACAGAGAGCAGCGGTCATCGACCGTTTCCGCCATGGCAAGGAGAAAGTGCTTGTTACCACAAACGTTTGCGCTAGAG GTATTGATGTTGAGCAAGTGTCTGTGGTTATCAACTTCGATCTGCCGGTAGACAAGGACGGCAACCCTGACAACGAGACATACTTGCACAGAATTGGGCGCACTGGGCGATTTGGCAAGAGGGGGTTAGCCATCAACATGGTGGACAGCAGGTTTAGCATGAACATCCTTAACCGGATCCAGGAACACTTCA ATAAGAAAATTGAAAAGCTAGACACGGATGATTTGGATGAAATTGAGAAAATCGCCAATTGA
- the pusl1 gene encoding tRNA pseudouridine synthase-like 1 isoform X1 gives MIENMQQATARYLIFFQYAGTKYSGVMKAPAHQAVEGVQNHLENAVRKLKPVHEVSVVISSRTDSGVHALCNSAHVDIQRRGGKPPLLEQNLIEALNFHLKAEPIRITRAYRVQSDFHARFRALSRTYVYRFASGLRHHTEMPVTEADLCWALHDTTLNISAMKEAAALLLGTHNFSTFRALNSETPFKNPVKTLELAQLGPGDSFSQRHFHRDIQFWELTFKSRSFLYKQVRRMTGALVAVGQGRLLVRQIQELLDAQDSLAFPYNLTAPAHGLFLTNIEYRYEDLVPYMPN, from the exons ATGATAGAAAATATGCAGCAAGCTACCGCccgttatttaatatttttccaaTACGCAGGGACCAAATACAG TGGTGTAATGAAAGCACCAGCCCACCAAGCAGTAGAGGGCGTGCAGAATCATTTAGAG AATGCAGTGCGAAAACTAAAGCCGGTTCATGAAGTATCGGTGGTGATCTCCAGTAGAACCGACTCTGGTGTGCACGCTCTCTGTAACTCTGCACATGTAGATATTCAGCGGAGAGGAGGAAAACCACCTTTGCTGGAGCAAAACTTGATCGAGGCTCTTAATTTCCACCTAAAAGCAGAACCAATAAG AATCACCAGGGCTTATCGGGTGCAGAGTGACTTCCACGCACGCTTTCGTGCCCTGTCAAGGACATATGTGTACCGATTCGCTTCGGGTCTCAGGCACCACACGGAAATGCCCGTAACTGAGGCTGATCTATGCTGGGCACTACACGACAC GACGCTAAATATCAGTGCAATGAAAGAGGCTGCTGCGCTGCTGTTAGGAACTCACAACTTCAGCACCTTCCGTGCCCTTAACTCAGAGACCCCCTTTAAAAACCCAGTGAAGACCCTGGAGCTGGCCCAGCTGGGGCCTGGAGACTCATTCAGTCAAAGGCACTTTCACAG AGATATTCAGTTTTGGGAGCTCACTTTTAAAAGTAGGTCTTTTTTATACAAACAA GTGCGGAGGATGACAGGAGCGCTAGTTGCTGTTGGACAGGGTAGACTGTTAGTACGTCAAATTCAGGAATTACTAGATGCACAAGATTCACTAGCTTTCCCATATAACCTGACCGCCCCGGCCCACGGTCTGTTTCTGACCAACATAGAGTACAGATATGAAG ATCTTGTACCTTACATGCCAAATTGA